A genomic segment from Plasmodium malariae genome assembly, contig: PmUG01_00_37, whole genome shotgun sequence encodes:
- the PmUG01_00063000 gene encoding fam-l protein: MKKSIMIFSFIKIVVLIFLMWIPHLSNHVITFNKYLGKKYTLAIKLDDRIYRLLAKYKKDKDSKVAMLRDDISNNGMDKNKYISNTEKECTEKKKELYRSSLNNYDGHKQDMNNKYSKFVTKKYSHLEKKIFKELDFVDFLKRNKNISDKTYKKIMRKKLSLRLGSPLLLFLLLLTLLIVDISLCSSGGNGFLELLNLETTLSSWKDTLKTYFGWLLTGASRSNGVLGDLFNIVLYVIPFLILGVTLISYVFYYHKKAKKYEKIKFSKK; the protein is encoded by the exons atgaaaaaaagcattatgattttctcatttattaaaattgttgtACTTATCTTTTTAATGTGGATACCGCATTTAAGTAATCATGTG ATTACGTTTAACAAATACCTAGGCAAAAAGTACACGCTTGCTATAAAATTAGACGACAGAATATATCGAttactagcaaaatataaaaaggataagGATTCAAAAGTTGCAATGTTAAGAGAtgatatatcaaataatgGAATGGATAAGAATAAGTATATATCTAATACTGAAAAGGAGTGcacagaaaaaaagaaagaattatatagaagttcattaaataattatgatggACACAAACAAGATATGaacaataaatattctaaatttgtgacaaaaaaatacagtcatcttgaaaaaaaaatattcaaagagcTGGATTTTGtagattttcttaaaagAAACAAGAATATTAGTGATAAgacttacaaaaaaataatgcgtaaaaaattatcattacgATTAGGATCacctttattattgtttttgttGTTATTAACTCTACTCATAGTAGATATATCTTTGTGTTCATCTGGAGGAAATGGATTTTTGGAGCTATTAAATTTAGAAACGACTTTAAGTTCCTGGAAGGACACTTTGAAGACATATTTTGGGTGGTTGTTGACTGGTGCAAGTAGATCTAATGGTGTATTAGGagatttatttaatattgtattatatgttattccttttttaatattaggtGTTACACTTATATCGTACGttttttattaccataaaaaagctaaaaaatatgaaaaaattaagttcagtaaaaagtga